A genomic stretch from Thermosipho affectus includes:
- a CDS encoding class I SAM-dependent methyltransferase, with protein MKSYEYYEKIAHLYDQMYEDEEWTILRQAVQIYIENVIGSLSGKVLDVGTGTGYWLNFFLKKNFQVYAIEPSKKMLEIAKRKYKDKVKFFNTKIEEFEFEDRFDILNLQGDVLSYIEDLDFVMKKMKNLVKNKGYIFATVDSFYFMRRQIIKYGNLKELRDFDRTHITTVGSQYGTFKSRCFTVEDILNLKRYGFEVIDIRGCGLSKVLSEELKNSYLVKEAEHIFFALRKL; from the coding sequence GTGAAATCGTATGAATATTATGAAAAAATAGCTCACTTATACGATCAAATGTATGAAGATGAGGAATGGACAATTTTAAGACAGGCCGTACAAATTTATATAGAAAATGTAATTGGTTCATTAAGTGGCAAAGTATTGGATGTGGGAACTGGGACAGGATATTGGCTGAATTTTTTTTTGAAAAAGAATTTTCAAGTGTATGCCATTGAACCTTCAAAAAAAATGTTAGAAATAGCTAAAAGAAAGTATAAAGACAAGGTAAAGTTTTTCAACACGAAAATTGAAGAGTTTGAATTTGAAGACAGATTTGACATCTTAAACTTGCAAGGAGACGTTTTGAGTTATATTGAAGATTTGGATTTTGTAATGAAAAAAATGAAAAATTTAGTTAAGAATAAAGGATATATATTTGCAACTGTAGATAGTTTCTATTTTATGAGAAGGCAGATAATAAAATATGGAAATTTAAAAGAACTAAGAGACTTTGATAGAACGCATATTACCACTGTTGGATCGCAGTATGGAACTTTTAAATCTAGGTGCTTTACTGTTGAGGATATTTTAAATCTCAAAAGGTATGGATTTGAAGTTATTGATATAAGGGGATGTGGTCTTTCAAAAGTATTATCTGAGGAATTAAAAAACTCGTATTTAGTAAAAGAAGCAGAGCATATATTTTTTGCATTGAGAAAGTTATAA
- the fabF gene encoding beta-ketoacyl-ACP synthase II — MRRVLITGMGTINPLGKNVEEFSNSLKNTVVGIDKISSFDPSDLPVQIAGEVKNFKPEEYIDRKLSKRIDRYSQFALVAAKEAIESSRINFEGIEDRVAVIIASGMGGFLTLDNQNEVFKKRGANRVSPFMIPMLLSNMASGVVSMVYGLKGPNFSVVSACASSIHAIALGTMLIRHGYVDVAIVGGAEATIAPLPIAGFAAMKALSTRNNDPKKASRPFDKDRDGFVMSEGAGVLVLESEDFARKRNAEVLAEVKGFGMNDDAYHFSAPHPEATGSKAVMKMALNDAKMEPSNIDLVSCHATSTPVGDELEAKAILDIFGDKDVFVNSTKALTGHLLGAAGAVETIAALIEMKEGFIHGMPNLENPDENSSKINIVKDSVNYRVNNFLKNSFGFGGHNACIVVGRY, encoded by the coding sequence GTGAGAAGAGTTTTAATTACAGGTATGGGGACCATTAATCCGCTGGGAAAAAACGTAGAGGAATTTTCCAATAGCTTAAAAAATACAGTTGTAGGAATAGATAAGATCTCTAGCTTTGATCCTAGTGATTTGCCCGTCCAAATTGCTGGTGAAGTAAAAAATTTCAAACCAGAAGAATATATTGACAGAAAATTATCCAAAAGAATTGATAGATATTCACAATTTGCGTTAGTTGCAGCAAAAGAAGCGATTGAATCGTCTAGAATAAATTTTGAAGGGATAGAGGATAGAGTTGCGGTAATCATTGCAAGTGGAATGGGAGGATTTTTAACTTTAGATAATCAAAATGAAGTGTTTAAGAAAAGAGGAGCAAATAGAGTAAGCCCATTTATGATACCGATGTTGCTTTCCAATATGGCCAGTGGAGTTGTGTCGATGGTATATGGTTTGAAAGGTCCAAATTTTTCCGTGGTAAGTGCATGTGCAAGTTCAATTCATGCAATTGCTTTAGGGACGATGTTAATAAGACATGGATATGTGGATGTTGCTATAGTAGGAGGTGCAGAAGCTACAATTGCTCCACTGCCAATAGCAGGATTTGCTGCAATGAAAGCTCTTTCAACAAGAAATAATGACCCAAAAAAAGCTTCAAGACCTTTTGACAAGGACAGGGACGGATTTGTAATGTCAGAGGGTGCAGGAGTCTTAGTGTTAGAATCTGAAGATTTTGCAAGAAAGAGGAATGCGGAAGTTTTAGCGGAGGTTAAAGGTTTTGGTATGAATGACGATGCGTATCATTTTAGTGCGCCGCATCCTGAGGCAACAGGTTCAAAAGCTGTAATGAAAATGGCTTTAAACGATGCTAAAATGGAGCCGAGTAACATAGACTTGGTAAGTTGCCATGCGACAAGTACTCCTGTAGGTGATGAACTCGAAGCCAAAGCGATTCTGGATATTTTTGGTGATAAAGATGTATTTGTTAATTCGACTAAAGCTTTAACAGGTCATCTTTTGGGGGCGGCAGGAGCTGTTGAAACAATAGCTGCTTTGATTGAAATGAAAGAAGGATTTATTCATGGAATGCCAAATTTGGAAAACCCAGATGAAAATTCATCAAAAATTAATATTGTAAAGGACAGTGTAAATTATAGGGTAAATAACTTTTTGAAAAATTCTTTTGGTTTTGGTGGACACAATGCGTGTATTGTTGTAGGGAGGTATTAA
- the aglB gene encoding cyclomaltodextrinase — MRFPIPSWAFDSVIYQIFPDRFFIGNGSNVELKRNLYEKRGGRIENWDVPPKKKERSEHVKVFYGGDLWGVADKISYLKELGVNVIYLTPIFLSNSNHKYDAIDYFKVDPQFGGIKALKKLLKKLHKGNMKLILDGVFNHVGKENVYFKKALKGNKSFKNMFVFYEKHYRGWWGTKSLPELVLEEISVKEYITNVLIKYLELGIDGWRLDCGQDLGPEFSRYITSKVKGFSSEKYVVSELWTYPAGWDMVDGVMNYHFRENIISYVKGTNKNFGLYLERMYKETSNILTCWNMLDSHDTERLATIIEDKFLRMFAIFLQFTYPGVPVIYYGTEIGMDGGPDPECRKTMDWNENNWDIELRDFYKKIIKLRRKEPALRYGGFELLNNDPIVFMRKTPMVLDNLIVYGNIYDKPYELIVNLPDNRILSGTEYVDLFNDEKYYVKGGTLQIRMSPRSFGILKLKNTIVNNYDQYKRIS; from the coding sequence ATGAGATTTCCTATACCATCTTGGGCATTCGATTCTGTAATATATCAAATATTTCCAGATAGGTTTTTTATTGGAAACGGTTCAAATGTTGAGTTGAAAAGAAATCTTTACGAAAAAAGAGGAGGAAGAATAGAAAATTGGGATGTTCCTCCAAAAAAAAAGGAGAGAAGCGAGCACGTAAAGGTATTTTACGGAGGAGATTTATGGGGGGTTGCCGATAAAATTAGTTACTTAAAGGAATTGGGAGTAAATGTTATTTATTTAACACCGATATTTTTATCAAATTCCAATCACAAGTATGATGCCATCGATTATTTTAAAGTTGATCCTCAATTTGGAGGAATAAAAGCATTAAAGAAGCTTTTAAAAAAATTGCATAAGGGAAACATGAAATTGATTTTAGATGGAGTTTTTAATCATGTTGGAAAAGAGAATGTATATTTTAAAAAGGCCTTAAAGGGTAATAAGTCTTTTAAAAATATGTTTGTTTTTTATGAGAAGCATTATAGGGGTTGGTGGGGAACAAAGAGTTTACCAGAACTTGTTTTGGAAGAAATATCTGTCAAAGAATACATTACCAATGTTTTGATTAAATATCTTGAATTGGGAATTGATGGTTGGAGATTAGATTGTGGCCAGGATCTTGGCCCAGAGTTTAGTAGATATATAACTTCAAAAGTGAAAGGTTTTTCTTCAGAAAAGTATGTGGTAAGTGAACTTTGGACGTATCCTGCAGGATGGGATATGGTTGACGGAGTAATGAACTACCATTTTAGAGAAAATATAATATCCTACGTTAAAGGGACTAATAAAAATTTTGGACTTTATCTTGAAAGAATGTATAAAGAAACAAGTAATATTTTAACATGCTGGAATATGTTAGATAGTCATGATACGGAAAGACTTGCTACAATAATTGAGGATAAATTTTTGAGGATGTTTGCAATATTTCTTCAGTTTACTTATCCCGGTGTACCTGTAATATATTATGGGACAGAAATTGGTATGGATGGTGGTCCTGATCCAGAGTGTAGAAAGACAATGGATTGGAATGAAAATAATTGGGATATAGAATTAAGGGATTTTTATAAAAAAATTATTAAATTAAGAAGAAAAGAACCAGCTTTGCGTTATGGAGGGTTTGAATTGTTAAATAATGACCCAATCGTATTTATGAGAAAAACCCCTATGGTTTTGGATAATCTGATTGTATATGGAAATATCTACGATAAACCATATGAATTAATTGTAAATTTACCCGATAATAGAATCTTGAGCGGAACTGAATATGTTGATTTATTTAATGATGAAAAATACTATGTTAAAGGTGGAACATTGCAGATAAGGATGTCACCACGTTCTTTTGGAATTTTAAAATTGAAAAATACCATAGTAAACAACTATGATCAATATAAAAGAATAAGTTAG
- the nadX gene encoding aspartate dehydrogenase, giving the protein MKPMFLGFGNSTKIILKELKDIIDDFYYYDEKKITSDLGIRLENFSIPEDCDMVIECASVGAVKKYYREILDSGKDFYILSTGAFADSTFRNNFMKKIVDSKSNIYIPSGAIGGLDVIYSIRKYIDKVFLKTFKPPISFGRNDKKRELIFSGNAIDAINRFPKNTNVSVTLSLAVGSFEKVLVEIYSEPNVEKNIHKIEAISSVGNYTFTFENNQSPNPKTSLLAPLTLAAVLRKNFEKIKIGG; this is encoded by the coding sequence ATGAAACCAATGTTTTTGGGATTTGGAAATTCAACGAAGATAATTTTAAAAGAATTAAAAGATATTATTGATGATTTTTATTACTATGATGAGAAAAAAATAACAAGTGACTTGGGGATTAGATTAGAAAATTTTTCTATTCCAGAAGATTGTGATATGGTTATAGAATGTGCATCTGTTGGAGCGGTAAAAAAATATTACAGAGAAATTTTAGATTCAGGAAAAGATTTTTATATTTTAAGTACAGGTGCATTTGCAGATTCAACTTTTAGGAATAATTTTATGAAAAAAATTGTAGATTCTAAATCTAACATTTATATACCATCTGGGGCTATTGGAGGATTAGATGTTATTTATTCAATTAGAAAATATATTGATAAAGTATTTTTGAAAACTTTCAAACCACCAATTTCTTTTGGAAGAAATGATAAAAAAAGGGAGTTAATTTTTAGTGGAAATGCAATAGATGCCATAAATAGATTTCCAAAAAATACCAATGTTTCCGTCACTTTGTCGCTAGCAGTTGGAAGTTTTGAAAAAGTATTGGTGGAAATTTATTCAGAACCAAATGTTGAGAAGAATATACATAAAATTGAAGCAATTTCAAGTGTGGGAAATTACACATTTACCTTTGAAAATAATCAATCTCCCAATCCTAAAACAAGTTTGTTAGCTCCACTAACTTTAGCGGCGGTTTTGAGAAAAAATTTTGAAAAAATAAAGATAGGAGGTTAA
- a CDS encoding biotin transporter BioY produces the protein MKTKELALVALFVTLTIVGAQISIPIGTVPITLQVLMIFITGYFLKPFYAFLVQVIYLALGIIGLPVFAGFSGGIVHLFGPTGGYLMAFPVAALIVGFSKKDYFSMFIYGILGLAIIYLFGFSVLAYHLKSFSKAFFVGVLPFIGIDFVKMVLAVVISKRVLKVVEA, from the coding sequence ATGAAAACAAAAGAGTTAGCACTAGTTGCACTTTTTGTTACTCTAACTATTGTGGGGGCTCAAATAAGTATTCCAATTGGTACAGTACCAATTACTTTGCAGGTTTTAATGATTTTTATAACGGGATATTTTTTAAAACCATTTTATGCATTTTTAGTCCAGGTAATATATTTGGCTTTAGGTATAATTGGATTACCAGTTTTCGCCGGATTTTCCGGAGGAATAGTTCATCTTTTTGGTCCTACTGGAGGGTACTTAATGGCTTTTCCGGTTGCGGCGTTAATCGTTGGTTTTTCTAAAAAAGATTATTTTTCTATGTTCATTTATGGAATTTTGGGACTTGCTATAATTTATTTATTTGGTTTTTCTGTGTTAGCATATCATTTGAAAAGTTTTTCAAAAGCGTTTTTTGTCGGTGTACTTCCATTTATTGGAATTGATTTTGTAAAGATGGTTTTAGCAGTTGTTATTTCAAAAAGAGTTTTGAAGGTGGTGGAAGCATGA
- a CDS encoding methyl-accepting chemotaxis protein, with protein sequence MKLKSLSSLIMFLTIGTVIFVSIFFLWFSYVNFYKELRYEKIDKVKSVVESAYGIVENIYKMEKNGIIDHNKAIDFVKRYISSMKFDGSNYVFIFNEKYVGIVHPTLENKKANNIRDPKGRLILVDLVDGAKRNGEFIYEYVWNKPSLGKDVGKISYAKWFAPYKFIIGAGVYIDDINKIVNSFFIKNLITILIVLGITFIVVLYIGKGIKRDVKKVALVVENVSKGVLSEKVQVDRKDEIGKIANSLNNMIDGLRTIVSSLTKNSKNLEESSQSLYEISNKEKDVAENLVKTFGKVVSDSQNISASLEEINSSIEEVAASAQAVSKASMELAERSNEISESVKDGANSVSRVYEIIEKGYNEILYTAKMVDELSLSAANIKEILETINGISEQTNLLALNAAIEAARAGEAGKGFAVVADEIRKLAEESKKATNNIANILEKIRENANIVNENTKNTVTSIKDAADFSKDVKVKLEKIEEEIFGITNMINNTAASAQEQSAAAEEMSSAVDSTTRTLSEQVHRIELNKDMLDDLEKGITKLNTMSNDLKKVVTVLNKIVNSFRF encoded by the coding sequence ATGAAGTTGAAAAGTTTATCTAGTTTGATAATGTTTTTGACTATTGGTACTGTGATATTTGTTTCTATTTTTTTCTTGTGGTTCAGTTATGTTAATTTTTATAAAGAGTTAAGGTATGAAAAAATAGATAAGGTAAAAAGTGTGGTTGAAAGTGCATATGGTATTGTGGAAAATATCTACAAAATGGAGAAAAATGGAATTATAGATCATAATAAGGCAATAGATTTTGTGAAAAGATATATTTCTTCAATGAAATTTGATGGGAGTAATTACGTATTTATTTTTAATGAAAAATATGTTGGAATTGTACATCCGACTTTGGAAAACAAAAAAGCAAATAATATAAGAGATCCAAAAGGAAGGTTAATACTTGTTGATTTAGTAGATGGTGCAAAAAGAAACGGTGAGTTTATATATGAATATGTTTGGAATAAACCATCGTTGGGAAAAGATGTAGGTAAAATTTCATATGCAAAGTGGTTTGCCCCATACAAATTTATAATTGGAGCAGGAGTTTATATTGATGATATTAATAAAATAGTAAATAGTTTTTTCATTAAAAATTTGATTACAATATTAATAGTTCTCGGAATTACTTTCATAGTTGTACTTTATATAGGAAAAGGTATAAAGAGAGATGTAAAAAAAGTTGCTTTAGTTGTTGAAAATGTTTCTAAAGGAGTTTTATCTGAGAAAGTACAAGTAGATAGGAAAGATGAAATAGGTAAAATAGCAAATTCATTAAACAATATGATTGATGGTTTAAGAACAATAGTTTCTTCTCTTACTAAAAATTCGAAAAACTTAGAGGAGTCATCGCAAAGTTTATATGAAATTTCAAATAAGGAAAAAGATGTAGCCGAAAATTTAGTGAAGACATTTGGAAAAGTTGTTTCAGATTCGCAAAATATTTCGGCATCGCTTGAAGAGATAAATTCAAGCATTGAGGAAGTTGCGGCAAGTGCACAAGCTGTTTCTAAAGCTTCGATGGAATTAGCAGAACGTTCTAATGAAATTTCTGAAAGCGTAAAAGATGGAGCAAACTCTGTAAGTAGAGTATATGAAATAATCGAGAAAGGATATAACGAAATTTTGTATACTGCTAAAATGGTTGACGAATTATCTTTGTCTGCTGCAAATATTAAAGAAATATTAGAAACAATTAATGGAATTTCTGAACAAACAAATTTACTTGCACTAAATGCTGCGATTGAGGCTGCAAGAGCAGGAGAAGCTGGTAAAGGGTTTGCAGTGGTTGCTGATGAAATTAGAAAACTTGCGGAAGAAAGCAAAAAAGCGACAAATAATATTGCAAATATTTTAGAAAAAATAAGGGAAAATGCCAATATAGTTAATGAAAATACAAAAAATACAGTTACAAGCATAAAAGATGCGGCAGATTTTTCAAAAGATGTTAAGGTAAAACTTGAAAAAATTGAAGAAGAAATATTTGGGATTACGAATATGATTAATAATACAGCTGCATCCGCTCAGGAGCAAAGTGCAGCAGCAGAGGAAATGTCTAGTGCAGTTGATAGTACAACTAGAACGCTCTCAGAACAAGTACATAGGATTGAATTAAATAAGGATATGCTTGATGATCTTGAAAAGGGAATAACAAAATTAAATACGATGAGTAATGATTTAAAGAAAGTAGTTACTGTTTTAAACAAAATAGTAAATAGTTTCAGATTTTAG
- the nadC gene encoding carboxylating nicotinate-nucleotide diphosphorylase — MINKIIEWIEKDEGLIDFASYPLKNKYVEAEIVLKQDAVLSGIKIVKHIFKHYDLEYKINFHDGDFVKKDSILLTLNGNAYNILVIERTVLNILSLMSGIATKVRKFVDIAKDFGITISATRKIIPLIGDLEKLAVLDGGGNTHRLNLSDTVMIKDNHKKIYGSIKKAVNQISKIKPFTSKIEVEIENFKELEEVLDLDVDIVMLDNFNPKDAKKAVELIKNKKNIIVEVSGGICEENLKDYLINGVDVISIGRLTSEIKYIDISMEIC, encoded by the coding sequence ATGATAAATAAAATTATTGAATGGATTGAAAAGGATGAAGGGTTGATTGATTTTGCATCGTATCCTTTGAAAAATAAATATGTAGAGGCTGAAATAGTTTTGAAACAAGATGCAGTGTTATCGGGAATAAAGATTGTAAAGCATATTTTTAAGCATTATGATTTGGAATATAAAATAAATTTTCATGATGGCGATTTTGTAAAAAAAGATAGCATTTTATTAACTTTAAACGGCAATGCATACAACATTTTAGTAATAGAGAGAACTGTTCTAAATATTTTATCACTAATGAGTGGAATAGCTACAAAGGTGAGAAAGTTTGTGGATATTGCTAAAGATTTTGGGATTACAATATCTGCTACAAGAAAAATAATTCCTTTAATTGGAGATCTTGAAAAATTAGCAGTATTAGACGGTGGAGGAAACACACACAGATTAAATCTTTCTGATACTGTTATGATTAAAGATAACCACAAAAAAATATACGGATCAATAAAGAAAGCAGTTAATCAGATTTCAAAGATAAAGCCCTTTACCTCTAAAATAGAAGTAGAAATTGAAAACTTTAAAGAATTAGAAGAAGTATTAGATTTAGATGTGGATATTGTCATGTTGGATAATTTTAATCCAAAAGATGCAAAAAAGGCTGTAGAATTAATAAAAAATAAAAAGAACATAATAGTAGAAGTTTCAGGTGGAATTTGTGAAGAAAATCTGAAAGATTATTTGATAAATGGAGTTGATGTAATTTCAATTGGAAGGTTAACAAGCGAAATAAAATACATTGATATTTCAATGGAAATTTGCTAG
- the fabZ gene encoding 3-hydroxyacyl-ACP dehydratase FabZ, with protein sequence MDKNEIMKILPHREPILLVDRVLKKEEKKIIAEKDIISTLEIFKGHFPDYPIYPGVYIIEGMAQAAGIMLLKGDDIPLFLGIDNARFKKEVRPDCILRYEVELKNIKSNIVFVEGKAYVENKVVAKAILMLGMKR encoded by the coding sequence ATGGATAAAAACGAAATAATGAAAATACTTCCGCATAGAGAACCAATTCTTTTAGTTGATAGAGTGTTGAAAAAAGAAGAAAAAAAGATTATTGCAGAGAAAGATATTATATCAACCCTTGAAATATTTAAAGGTCATTTTCCTGATTATCCGATATATCCTGGCGTGTATATAATAGAAGGGATGGCACAGGCGGCTGGAATTATGCTTTTAAAAGGTGATGATATTCCTTTATTTCTTGGAATTGATAATGCAAGATTCAAAAAAGAAGTAAGGCCGGATTGTATATTGAGGTACGAAGTTGAATTGAAGAATATTAAATCAAATATCGTATTTGTTGAAGGAAAAGCATACGTGGAAAACAAAGTTGTGGCTAAAGCAATACTAATGTTGGGAATGAAGAGGTGA
- the nadA gene encoding quinolinate synthase NadA, whose product MELLKKKIKKLAKEKGYIILAHNYQSRDIQEIADYLGDSLQLARLATRIKDEKILFLGVDFMAETIKILNPNKKVIVPARSATCPMANSLTSELIIAAKKKYNVPFVIYVNSTAQSKMYADFACTSANAVEIVKKIDSDTVLFGPDKNLASYVAEKTGKKIIPVPGETGYCYVHNYITKEDVLELKKKYPKAKVISHPEVSKEIREISDYIGSTSQMEKFPKLDKGNKYIVVTEKDMVVKLRKIYPKKMFIQIDGAICNNMKKNNLKNILLALEKEQFEVEVPLEVSEKAKIPIKNMFKLMEV is encoded by the coding sequence ATGGAACTCTTGAAAAAAAAGATAAAAAAATTAGCAAAGGAAAAAGGGTATATAATTCTTGCACATAATTATCAAAGTAGAGATATACAGGAAATAGCGGATTATTTGGGGGATTCTTTGCAACTTGCAAGGCTTGCTACAAGAATTAAAGACGAAAAAATCTTATTTTTAGGCGTAGATTTTATGGCAGAAACTATAAAGATTTTAAATCCTAATAAAAAAGTTATAGTTCCCGCGAGATCAGCTACTTGTCCTATGGCTAATTCCCTTACATCAGAGCTTATAATAGCTGCGAAAAAAAAGTATAATGTTCCATTTGTCATATATGTCAATAGCACAGCACAATCAAAAATGTATGCAGATTTTGCGTGTACTTCAGCAAACGCAGTAGAAATAGTAAAAAAAATAGATAGTGATACAGTTCTTTTCGGACCTGATAAGAATCTTGCAAGTTATGTAGCAGAAAAAACCGGAAAGAAAATTATTCCTGTTCCTGGTGAAACAGGTTATTGTTATGTTCATAACTATATAACTAAAGAAGATGTTTTGGAGTTAAAAAAGAAGTATCCCAAGGCAAAAGTTATATCGCATCCAGAGGTTTCTAAAGAAATAAGAGAAATATCTGATTATATTGGAAGTACATCACAAATGGAAAAGTTTCCTAAATTAGATAAAGGAAATAAATATATAGTTGTAACAGAAAAAGATATGGTTGTTAAGTTGAGAAAAATCTATCCAAAAAAGATGTTTATACAAATTGATGGTGCAATTTGTAATAACATGAAAAAGAATAATTTAAAGAATATTTTATTGGCATTGGAAAAAGAACAATTTGAAGTAGAAGTTCCTTTGGAAGTCTCTGAAAAGGCAAAGATTCCAATAAAAAATATGTTTAAACTTATGGAGGTATAA
- the fabK gene encoding enoyl-[acyl-carrier-protein] reductase FabK: MNRICKLLDIKYPILMGGMSWAGTAKLAAAVSNAGGLGIIGAGPMKADDLENEIERVRNLTDKPFGINIILVSPYVEELIDVVIEKKVPVVTFGAGNPTKYIKRLKENNIKVIPVVASDSLARMVERSGADAVIAEGMESGGHIGEVTTFVLINAVSRKVKIPVIAAGGISDGRGMAAAFALGAEGIQMGTRFIASKEAEVHENFKKLILKSGIRDTVITGAALGHSARVVKTKFSKVVRKLEVSSPQEAESILVGSLRKAVIDGNTDEGSFMAGQSVGLIDDVKTVDEIIREIVSEYKEVILGLKGEF, from the coding sequence ATGAATAGAATATGTAAGCTATTAGATATAAAATATCCCATCCTCATGGGTGGTATGTCTTGGGCGGGAACTGCAAAATTAGCTGCAGCTGTTTCAAATGCTGGTGGATTGGGAATTATTGGTGCAGGTCCAATGAAGGCAGATGATTTGGAAAATGAAATTGAAAGAGTAAGAAATTTAACGGATAAACCTTTCGGCATTAATATTATTTTGGTTTCTCCATATGTGGAAGAATTAATAGATGTAGTTATTGAAAAGAAAGTTCCAGTTGTTACATTTGGTGCAGGAAATCCTACAAAATACATAAAAAGATTAAAAGAGAATAATATTAAAGTAATTCCAGTAGTTGCTTCTGATAGTCTTGCAAGAATGGTAGAAAGAAGTGGAGCAGATGCAGTAATTGCTGAGGGTATGGAATCAGGCGGGCATATTGGTGAAGTTACGACCTTTGTTCTTATAAATGCAGTTTCAAGAAAGGTAAAAATTCCCGTTATTGCTGCCGGTGGGATATCTGATGGCAGAGGAATGGCTGCAGCATTCGCGTTAGGTGCAGAAGGAATACAAATGGGTACAAGATTTATAGCTTCCAAAGAAGCAGAAGTACATGAAAATTTCAAAAAATTAATATTAAAATCTGGAATTAGAGATACCGTAATAACTGGTGCTGCGTTAGGACATTCTGCGAGAGTTGTAAAGACAAAATTTTCAAAGGTAGTTCGTAAATTGGAAGTTTCAAGTCCACAAGAGGCAGAAAGTATTCTTGTTGGTAGTTTGAGAAAAGCAGTTATTGATGGTAATACAGATGAAGGTTCTTTTATGGCGGGTCAATCTGTAGGATTGATAGATGATGTAAAGACTGTTGATGAAATTATTCGAGAAATTGTAAGTGAATATAAGGAGGTAATTTTAGGGTTAAAGGGGGAATTTTAA
- a CDS encoding ACP S-malonyltransferase, which yields MRAFLFPGQGSQYSGMAEDFSVLPDWNYYSKRAEEVLNLNLIDIMNGNEEVLKLTENAQPAIYLASYVGYKFLEKNGVTYHITAGHSLGEYTAFAAAGVYDFDFGIYLVRKRGEYISEAIEPGKGSMAAVLRISPSQVEELVKNYEGLYVANYNSSTQTVISGLKISLDKFINDCKEKGIRVAELVVSGPFHTPFLKSAREKLIGEIEHVKFNKPKVPIVLNSTGKASTDPEELKYYLLEQISGPVYWYQSIKYMLALGVTEFIEIGPKNVLLNMLKRERINIKHFREFENVKL from the coding sequence ATGAGGGCGTTTTTGTTTCCAGGACAAGGTTCGCAATATTCCGGAATGGCTGAAGATTTTTCCGTGTTACCAGATTGGAATTATTATAGTAAAAGGGCAGAAGAAGTTTTGAACTTAAATTTGATTGATATAATGAATGGTAATGAAGAAGTATTGAAACTTACAGAGAATGCACAACCTGCAATATATTTGGCAAGTTATGTTGGATATAAATTTTTAGAGAAAAATGGTGTAACCTATCATATTACAGCTGGACATAGTTTGGGAGAATATACAGCATTTGCTGCCGCAGGGGTTTATGATTTTGATTTTGGAATATACTTGGTAAGAAAGAGAGGAGAGTATATTTCAGAAGCAATAGAACCAGGTAAAGGTAGTATGGCAGCTGTCTTGAGAATTTCCCCATCACAAGTTGAAGAATTAGTGAAAAATTATGAAGGACTTTATGTTGCAAATTATAATTCGTCAACTCAAACTGTGATAAGTGGATTAAAAATATCTCTAGACAAGTTTATAAATGATTGCAAAGAAAAAGGAATTAGAGTTGCAGAATTAGTAGTTTCAGGCCCATTTCATACTCCTTTTTTAAAAAGTGCAAGGGAAAAATTGATTGGTGAAATAGAACATGTTAAATTTAATAAACCAAAAGTCCCTATTGTCTTAAATAGTACAGGAAAAGCATCAACTGATCCAGAAGAGTTAAAATATTATTTATTGGAGCAAATATCTGGCCCGGTGTATTGGTATCAATCAATAAAATATATGTTAGCTTTAGGTGTAACCGAGTTTATTGAAATAGGGCCAAAGAATGTATTATTAAATATGTTAAAAAGAGAAAGAATAAATATAAAACATTTTAGAGAATTTGAAAATGTAAAGTTATAA